A window of the Streptomyces sp. NBC_01351 genome harbors these coding sequences:
- a CDS encoding urease accessory protein UreF, with amino-acid sequence MSLAALLVLADGRFPAGGHAHSGGAEAACKAGRIHDAATLEDFCRGRLHTSGLTAAALAAAAALGLDPAELDDAADARTPSPALRTAARRLGRQLLRAARATWPAPELDALAAAFPRGAHQPVVLGVTARAAGLGPLDAAHVAAYESVGGPATATVRLLGLDPFEASGVLARLAPELDAVSAEAAGAALLARTDGLDALPAASSPLLDISAQAHADWPVRLFAS; translated from the coding sequence ATGAGCCTCGCCGCCCTGCTCGTCCTCGCCGACGGCCGCTTCCCCGCCGGGGGCCACGCCCACTCCGGCGGGGCCGAGGCCGCCTGCAAAGCGGGCCGGATCCACGACGCCGCCACCCTGGAGGACTTCTGCCGGGGCCGGCTGCACACCTCCGGGCTCACCGCCGCCGCCCTCGCGGCGGCGGCCGCCCTCGGGCTCGACCCGGCGGAGCTCGACGACGCCGCCGACGCCCGCACCCCCTCGCCCGCGCTGCGCACCGCGGCCCGGCGGCTCGGCAGACAGCTGCTGCGCGCCGCCCGTGCCACCTGGCCCGCGCCCGAACTGGACGCGCTGGCCGCCGCCTTCCCGCGCGGCGCCCACCAGCCCGTCGTGCTCGGCGTCACCGCCCGGGCGGCCGGGCTCGGGCCGCTGGACGCCGCGCACGTGGCGGCGTACGAGAGCGTCGGCGGTCCCGCCACCGCGACCGTACGGCTGCTCGGACTGGACCCCTTCGAGGCGAGCGGGGTGCTGGCCCGGCTCGCTCCCGAGCTCGACGCCGTCTCCGCCGAGGCGGCCGGGGCCGCGCTGCTGGCCCGTACCGACGGCCTCGACGCGCTGCCCGCGGCTTCCTCGCCGCTGCTGGACATCTCGGCACAGGCCCATGCCGACTGGCCGGTACGCCTCTTCGCATCCTGA
- a CDS encoding lysophospholipid acyltransferase family protein translates to MFYHLLKHVLLGPLLRLLFRPRIEGLENIPTEGAAIVAGNHLSFSDHFLMPAILKRRITFLAKAEYFTGPGVKGRLTAAFFRSAGQIPVDRSGKDAGQAALREGLGVLAKDELLGIYPEGTRSHDGRLYKGKVGVAAMALRAGVPVVPCAMVGTFEIQPPGQKIPNIRRVTIRFGRPLDFSRYAGLEGERAVLRAVTDEIMYAILELSGQEYVDRYAAEVKAEEEEARKKARRLGR, encoded by the coding sequence GTGTTCTACCACTTGCTCAAGCACGTTTTGCTCGGCCCACTGCTGAGACTGCTCTTCAGGCCCCGGATCGAGGGCTTGGAGAACATCCCGACGGAGGGCGCCGCGATCGTCGCGGGCAACCACCTGTCGTTCTCCGACCACTTCCTGATGCCCGCGATCCTCAAGCGGCGGATCACCTTCCTCGCGAAGGCCGAGTACTTCACCGGCCCCGGGGTCAAGGGTCGGCTGACCGCCGCGTTCTTCCGCAGTGCCGGGCAGATCCCGGTGGACCGCTCCGGCAAGGACGCAGGGCAGGCCGCCCTGCGCGAGGGGCTCGGGGTGCTGGCCAAGGACGAGCTGCTGGGCATCTACCCGGAGGGCACCCGCTCGCACGACGGGCGGCTCTACAAGGGCAAGGTGGGCGTGGCCGCGATGGCGCTGCGCGCGGGGGTGCCGGTCGTGCCGTGCGCGATGGTGGGCACGTTCGAGATCCAGCCGCCCGGGCAGAAGATCCCGAACATCCGGCGGGTGACCATCCGCTTCGGCCGGCCGCTGGACTTCTCCCGGTACGCGGGGCTGGAGGGCGAGCGGGCCGTACTGCGGGCCGTCACGGACGAGATCATGTACGCCATCCTCGAACTGTCCGGCCAGGAGTACGTCGACCGGTACGCGGCCGAGGTCAAGGCCGAGGAGGAGGAAGCGCGGAAGAAGGCCCGGCGCCTGGGGCGCTGA
- a CDS encoding type 1 glutamine amidotransferase yields MSDNSLRLVWVYPDLLSTYGDQGNALVVERRARQRGLDVQRVDVRSDQPIPTSGDIYLIGGGEDRPQRLAAERLLRDGGLERAVSNGAIVFSVCAGYQILGQEFVNDMGQRQEGLGLLDVVTVRGEGERCVGDVLADIDPRLGLPQLTGFENHQGVTHLGPTAKPFARVTMGRGNGTGDGTEGAYNDTVFGTYMHGPVMARNPQVADLLLKLALDVNALPPIEDRWYEALRAERIAAATQLA; encoded by the coding sequence ATGAGCGACAACAGCCTGCGTCTGGTGTGGGTCTACCCCGACCTGCTGAGCACGTACGGAGACCAGGGCAACGCCCTGGTGGTGGAGCGCCGGGCGCGTCAGCGCGGCCTGGACGTGCAGCGCGTGGACGTGCGCAGCGACCAGCCCATCCCCACCTCGGGTGACATCTACCTGATCGGCGGCGGCGAGGACCGGCCGCAGCGCCTGGCCGCGGAGCGCCTGCTGCGCGACGGCGGTCTGGAGCGGGCCGTCTCGAACGGGGCGATCGTCTTCTCCGTCTGCGCCGGCTACCAGATCCTCGGCCAGGAGTTCGTCAACGACATGGGCCAGCGCCAGGAGGGGCTGGGCCTGCTGGACGTCGTCACCGTGCGCGGCGAGGGCGAGCGGTGCGTCGGCGACGTCCTCGCGGACATCGACCCGAGGCTGGGCCTGCCGCAACTGACGGGCTTCGAGAACCACCAGGGCGTCACCCACCTCGGCCCGACGGCGAAGCCGTTCGCCCGGGTCACGATGGGCCGCGGCAACGGAACCGGCGACGGCACCGAAGGCGCGTACAACGACACGGTGTTCGGCACGTACATGCACGGCCCCGTGATGGCCCGCAACCCGCAGGTCGCGGACCTGCTGCTCAAGCTGGCGCTCGACGTGAACGCGCTGCCGCCCATAGAGGACCGGTGGTACGAGGCGCTGCGCGCGGAGCGCATCGCCGCGGCGACGCAGCTCGCGTAG
- a CDS encoding urease accessory protein UreD, translated as MRATARIRATADGRGGTALPLLAGEGPLALRRTRGVGAEAGVMLVGAMSAPLGGDHLTVEAAVGPGAHLALGSAAATLALPGRGGEPARYDVRLTLEEGASVRWQPEPLVSVRGSELRVRTTVRLDPTARLLLREEQVLGRWGEAPGLLRSRLTVTRGGQPLLDQDLACGPGAPGGWDGPAGLAGHRAVGQLLVVDPEFTERPAAAGMLGEFATVTPLAGPAVLVTALAPDALALRALLDAAREAYAW; from the coding sequence GTGCGGGCCACCGCCCGCATCCGCGCGACCGCCGACGGGCGGGGCGGCACCGCCCTGCCGCTGCTCGCCGGGGAAGGGCCGCTCGCGCTGCGCCGCACCCGGGGCGTCGGCGCCGAGGCCGGCGTGATGCTGGTCGGCGCGATGAGCGCCCCCCTCGGCGGGGACCACCTCACCGTCGAGGCCGCCGTCGGGCCCGGGGCGCACCTCGCGCTGGGCTCGGCGGCGGCCACCCTGGCGCTGCCCGGCCGGGGCGGCGAACCCGCGCGGTACGACGTACGCCTGACCCTGGAGGAGGGGGCCTCGGTGCGCTGGCAGCCGGAGCCGCTGGTCTCCGTACGCGGCAGCGAGCTGCGGGTGCGCACCACGGTCCGGCTGGACCCCACCGCCCGGCTGCTGTTGCGCGAGGAGCAGGTGCTCGGTCGCTGGGGCGAAGCACCGGGCCTGCTGCGCAGCCGCCTCACCGTCACCCGGGGCGGGCAGCCGCTGCTGGACCAGGACCTCGCCTGCGGACCGGGCGCGCCCGGTGGCTGGGACGGCCCGGCGGGCCTCGCCGGGCACCGGGCCGTCGGGCAACTCCTCGTAGTCGACCCAGAGTTCACCGAGCGGCCGGCCGCGGCCGGGATGCTGGGGGAGTTCGCGACGGTGACTCCGCTGGCCGGTCCGGCCGTTCTCGTCACGGCGCTTGCTCCGGACGCGCTGGCCCTGCGCGCACTCCTCGACGCGGCCCGCGAGGCCTATGCCTGGTGA
- a CDS encoding alpha/beta hydrolase translates to MIRNAALGSAATLITGTLAAGLLLAPPAAAATAGRDNGLPEALGVQLAAARAARTGIDWKDCPADWGFAAPIQCGWVKVPLDYAKPFGKTIDIAVDRAVSTGTKEERQGALIYNPGGPGGSGMRFPRRSTTKSPLWVNTAKAYDFVGFDPRGVGHSAPISCIDPQEFVKAPKADPVPDTAADKSAQRKLAAEYADGCKERSGEMLPHMTTPNTARDLDVIRAALGEKKLNFLGVSYGTYLGGVYATLFPNHVRRMIVDSVVDPSTDNIWYEANLGQDVAFQMRWNDWQDWVAKNDAVFHLGDTRAKVEAKWQELRAKAKANPLGGIVGPAELIGFFQGAPYYDSSWVPVAQTFAAWAAGDEQALIDAIAPDMTDIAGNAASENGNAVYTAVECADAKWPTSWTKWDRDNTKLHEKYPFLTWSNAWMNLPCATWKSKQHNAIEVGANAKRGLPPVLIVQAERDAATPYKGAVELHRRLGGSRLITEQNAGSHGVTSLVNPCINTRVDAYLLTGKVDVQDVTCAPHAGPVAPAAAAARSLTADVAQENSVFPAQEELPAVR, encoded by the coding sequence GTGATACGCAACGCGGCGCTGGGGAGCGCCGCCACACTGATCACCGGCACGCTGGCGGCGGGCCTGCTGCTCGCCCCGCCGGCCGCGGCGGCCACGGCCGGCCGCGACAACGGGCTCCCGGAGGCGCTGGGCGTCCAGCTCGCCGCCGCCCGCGCCGCCCGTACCGGGATCGACTGGAAGGACTGTCCCGCCGACTGGGGCTTCGCGGCCCCGATCCAGTGCGGCTGGGTCAAGGTCCCGCTCGACTACGCCAAGCCCTTCGGCAAGACCATCGACATCGCGGTCGACCGCGCGGTGAGCACCGGTACGAAGGAGGAGCGCCAGGGCGCGCTCATCTACAACCCGGGCGGTCCCGGCGGTTCGGGCATGCGCTTCCCGCGCCGGTCCACGACCAAGAGCCCGCTGTGGGTCAACACCGCCAAGGCGTACGACTTCGTCGGCTTCGACCCGCGCGGTGTCGGACACTCGGCGCCGATCTCCTGCATTGACCCGCAGGAGTTCGTGAAGGCCCCCAAGGCCGACCCGGTCCCGGACACCGCGGCCGACAAGAGCGCCCAGCGCAAGCTCGCCGCGGAGTACGCGGACGGCTGCAAGGAGCGCAGCGGCGAGATGCTGCCGCACATGACCACGCCGAACACCGCGCGCGACCTGGACGTCATCCGGGCCGCCCTCGGCGAGAAGAAGCTGAACTTCCTCGGCGTCTCCTACGGCACCTACCTCGGCGGGGTCTACGCGACCCTGTTCCCGAACCACGTGCGCCGCATGATCGTCGACAGCGTGGTCGATCCCTCGACGGACAACATCTGGTACGAGGCCAACCTCGGCCAGGACGTCGCCTTCCAGATGCGCTGGAACGACTGGCAGGACTGGGTCGCCAAGAACGACGCGGTCTTCCACCTCGGCGACACGCGCGCCAAGGTCGAGGCCAAGTGGCAGGAGCTGCGCGCCAAGGCGAAGGCCAACCCGCTCGGCGGGATCGTAGGCCCGGCCGAGCTCATCGGGTTCTTCCAGGGGGCCCCGTACTACGACTCCTCCTGGGTGCCCGTCGCCCAGACCTTCGCGGCCTGGGCCGCCGGTGACGAGCAGGCGCTCATCGATGCCATCGCCCCGGACATGACGGACATCGCGGGCAACGCGGCCTCGGAGAACGGCAACGCCGTCTACACCGCCGTCGAGTGCGCCGATGCCAAGTGGCCGACCAGCTGGACCAAGTGGGACCGGGACAACACCAAGCTCCACGAGAAGTACCCGTTCCTGACCTGGTCCAACGCGTGGATGAACCTGCCCTGCGCGACCTGGAAGTCCAAGCAGCACAACGCGATCGAGGTCGGCGCGAACGCCAAGCGCGGTCTGCCGCCGGTGCTGATCGTCCAGGCCGAGCGTGACGCGGCCACCCCCTACAAGGGCGCGGTCGAGCTGCACCGCCGCCTCGGCGGATCGCGTCTGATCACCGAGCAGAACGCCGGCTCGCACGGTGTCACCAGCCTGGTGAACCCCTGCATCAACACGCGGGTCGACGCCTACCTGCTGACCGGCAAGGTCGACGTCCAGGACGTGACGTGCGCCCCGCACGCCGGCCCGGTCGCCCCGGCCGCCGCTGCCGCTCGGTCGCTGACGGCCGATGTGGCGCAGGAGAACTCGGTGTTCCCGGCGCAGGAGGAGCTCCCGGCGGTCCGATAG
- the ureG gene encoding urease accessory protein UreG, translated as MHLDHAVTYPHRHTHSAEPLGPDGTRRALRIGLGGPVGSGKTATVAALCRALRGELSMAVVTNDIYTREDAEFLLREAVLPPERITAVETGACPHTAIRDDISANLEAVEELEETFRESGRLDLILVESGGDNLTATFSRGLVDAQVFVIDVAGGDDIPRKGGPGVTTADLLVVNKTDLAPHVGSDLDRMARDAAEQRGDLPVAFQSLRGPEGVAPVADWVRERIAAWVVR; from the coding sequence ATGCACCTCGACCACGCCGTGACCTACCCCCACCGGCACACCCACAGCGCCGAACCGCTGGGCCCCGACGGCACCCGGCGAGCCCTGCGCATCGGCCTCGGCGGACCCGTCGGCTCCGGGAAGACCGCCACCGTCGCCGCACTGTGCCGAGCCCTGCGCGGTGAGCTCTCCATGGCCGTCGTCACCAACGACATCTACACCCGGGAGGACGCCGAGTTCCTGCTCCGCGAGGCCGTCCTGCCGCCCGAGCGGATCACCGCGGTCGAGACCGGGGCCTGCCCGCACACCGCCATCCGCGACGACATCTCCGCCAACCTGGAAGCCGTCGAGGAACTGGAGGAGACCTTCCGCGAGAGCGGCCGGCTCGACCTGATCCTCGTCGAGTCCGGCGGGGACAACCTCACCGCCACCTTCTCCCGGGGACTGGTCGACGCCCAGGTCTTCGTCATCGACGTGGCCGGCGGCGACGACATCCCGCGCAAGGGCGGCCCCGGTGTCACCACCGCCGACCTCCTCGTCGTCAACAAGACCGACCTCGCCCCCCACGTCGGCTCCGACCTCGACCGGATGGCCCGCGACGCCGCCGAGCAGCGCGGTGACCTGCCCGTCGCCTTCCAGTCGCTGCGCGGCCCCGAAGGGGTGGCGCCGGTGGCCGACTGGGTCCGCGAGCGGATCGCCGCCTGGGTCGTACGGTGA
- a CDS encoding 6-phosphofructokinase, whose product MRIGVLTSGGDCPGLNAVIRSVVHRAVVDHGDEVIGFLDGWKGLLEADYRKLDLDAVAGILARGGTILGSSRVQPAHLRDGVERARGHVADLGLDAIIPIGGEGTLKAANLLSQAGLPIVGVPKTIDNDIASTDVTFGFDTAVGVATEALDRLKTTAESHQRVMVVEVMGRHTGWIALHSGVAAGAHAIVVPERPFDIDELTAIVGERFSAGKRFAIVVVAEGAKPRPGSMEFEQGGTDMYGHERFAGIGNRLAVELENRLGKEARPVILGHVQRGGTPTAYDRVLATRFGWHAVEAAHRGEFGMLTALRGTDIVMVPLAEATSTLKTVPAQRYEEAQTVL is encoded by the coding sequence ATGCGCATAGGTGTGCTCACTTCCGGTGGCGACTGCCCCGGCCTCAACGCCGTCATCCGTTCCGTCGTGCACCGCGCCGTAGTGGACCACGGCGACGAGGTGATCGGCTTCCTGGACGGCTGGAAGGGCCTCCTGGAGGCGGACTACCGCAAGCTCGACCTCGACGCCGTGGCCGGCATCCTGGCCCGCGGCGGCACCATCCTCGGCTCCTCCCGGGTCCAGCCCGCGCACCTGCGCGACGGCGTGGAGCGCGCCCGCGGACACGTCGCGGACCTGGGTCTCGACGCGATCATCCCGATCGGCGGCGAGGGCACCCTCAAGGCGGCGAACCTCCTTTCCCAGGCCGGTCTGCCGATCGTGGGCGTCCCGAAGACCATCGACAACGACATCGCGTCCACCGACGTCACCTTCGGCTTCGACACGGCGGTCGGGGTCGCCACCGAGGCGCTGGACCGGCTGAAGACCACCGCCGAGTCCCACCAGCGCGTGATGGTCGTCGAGGTCATGGGCCGCCACACCGGCTGGATCGCGCTGCACTCGGGCGTGGCCGCGGGCGCGCACGCGATCGTCGTGCCGGAGCGTCCCTTCGACATCGACGAGCTGACGGCGATCGTCGGCGAGCGCTTCTCCGCGGGCAAGCGGTTCGCGATCGTCGTGGTCGCCGAGGGCGCCAAGCCGCGGCCCGGCTCGATGGAGTTCGAGCAGGGCGGCACCGACATGTACGGTCACGAGCGGTTCGCCGGCATCGGCAACCGGCTCGCCGTGGAGCTGGAGAACCGCCTGGGCAAGGAGGCCCGGCCGGTGATCCTGGGCCACGTCCAGCGCGGCGGTACGCCCACCGCGTACGACCGGGTGCTGGCCACCCGCTTCGGCTGGCACGCCGTGGAGGCCGCGCACCGGGGCGAGTTCGGCATGCTGACCGCGCTGCGCGGCACGGACATCGTGATGGTGCCGCTCGCGGAGGCGACCTCGACCCTCAAGACGGTTCCGGCGCAGCGCTACGAAGAGGCGCAGACGGTTCTGTGA
- a CDS encoding cytochrome c oxidase assembly protein, which translates to MDHSGHGMDMNMDLPPFTLGRGLEFSFDSFFLFGSLIGLALYGWGVLRLHRRGDSWPVGRTIAFTIGVLTVILVMCTKLNDYGMVMFSVHMVQHMVISMITPILLLLGAPMTLALRALPPAARGHKGPRELLLMLLHSRYMRIITHPAFTIPMFIASLYALYFTPLFDFLMGSRAGHITMMVHFLAVGIVFFWPIMGVDPGPKRPGYVMRMLELFAGMPFHAFFGIALMMASEPMIKTYANPPASLGIDPLLDQQWGGGIAWAFSEIPSVLVLIALMYQWYHSEQRAAKRSDRAADRDGDQELAAYNSYLASLRARGQ; encoded by the coding sequence ATGGATCACAGCGGGCACGGCATGGACATGAACATGGACCTGCCGCCCTTCACTCTCGGACGTGGGCTGGAGTTCTCCTTCGACTCCTTCTTCCTGTTCGGCTCGCTGATCGGGCTCGCCCTGTACGGCTGGGGCGTGCTGCGGCTGCACCGGCGCGGGGACTCCTGGCCGGTGGGCCGGACGATCGCCTTCACCATCGGCGTGCTGACCGTGATCCTGGTGATGTGCACCAAGCTGAACGACTACGGCATGGTCATGTTCAGCGTGCACATGGTCCAGCACATGGTGATCAGCATGATCACCCCGATCCTGCTGCTGCTGGGCGCTCCGATGACCCTCGCCCTGCGCGCCCTGCCGCCGGCCGCGCGCGGTCACAAGGGCCCGCGCGAGCTACTGCTGATGCTGCTGCACAGCCGGTACATGCGGATCATCACGCACCCGGCCTTCACGATCCCGATGTTCATCGCGAGCCTCTACGCCCTGTACTTCACGCCGCTCTTCGACTTCCTGATGGGGAGCCGGGCCGGGCACATCACGATGATGGTCCACTTCCTCGCGGTGGGCATCGTCTTCTTCTGGCCGATCATGGGCGTCGACCCCGGACCGAAGCGCCCCGGCTATGTGATGCGGATGCTGGAGCTGTTCGCGGGCATGCCCTTCCACGCCTTCTTCGGCATCGCCCTGATGATGGCGAGCGAGCCGATGATCAAGACGTACGCGAACCCGCCGGCCTCCCTCGGGATCGACCCGCTGCTCGACCAGCAGTGGGGCGGCGGCATCGCCTGGGCCTTCAGCGAGATCCCCTCGGTGCTGGTGCTGATCGCGCTGATGTACCAGTGGTACCACTCGGAGCAGCGGGCGGCGAAGCGCTCGGACCGGGCCGCCGACCGGGACGGCGATCAGGAGCTGGCCGCGTACAACTCGTATCTCGCCTCGCTCCGCGCGCGTGGCCAGTAG